One genomic window of Cystobacter fuscus DSM 2262 includes the following:
- a CDS encoding glutaredoxin family protein, which produces MMVRIYSKPHCHLCDQAREVLERVRARIPFELVEEDIRASPTLLAAYRYDIPVVIFEGIATFKHRLREEEVEECLRRGASGTHVAESKGQGK; this is translated from the coding sequence ATGATGGTCCGAATCTACTCGAAACCCCACTGCCACCTCTGTGACCAGGCGAGGGAGGTGCTCGAACGCGTCCGCGCCCGCATCCCCTTCGAGCTGGTGGAAGAGGACATCCGTGCCAGTCCCACACTCCTCGCTGCCTACCGCTATGACATCCCGGTGGTCATTTTCGAGGGAATCGCCACCTTCAAGCACCGCCTGAGGGAAGAGGAGGTCGAGGAATGTCTCCGGCGAGGCGCGAGTGGCACGCACGTTGCTGAATCCAAGGGCCAGGGAAAGTAA
- a CDS encoding FHA domain-containing protein has protein sequence MSQLLLSVLAVVCPNCDGHNPPRTEVCASCGAPLAAPASKSPARPTGRPGSDSPPGLRPSIRTPPPHAGAGGVPVAARPPPGALPRAPVSAPARPAVGGAPAARPVSAARPVPTASRFGLTVVAGSSRGQRFKLPITGCTVGRTRGAILFADDVFVSAQHATFLIKDNVLHVRDEASASGLYVTIPGTETLTPYAFFSVGQRLFRFIGKLDAPPPVAGRPIVYGAPVPPGQGVYGVEEVLVGGRGGRTVVTSAPLLTIGQANCDFCYAQEEGLAGRHCELSFTPSGAQLRDLSGGLGTYVRIPSGVDRPLRSGDRVRMGQHVVQVDLMT, from the coding sequence ATGTCACAGCTGCTGCTGTCCGTTCTCGCCGTGGTCTGCCCCAACTGTGACGGCCACAACCCCCCTCGGACCGAGGTGTGCGCCAGCTGTGGCGCCCCGCTCGCGGCCCCGGCGTCGAAGTCCCCCGCCCGCCCCACGGGCAGGCCGGGTTCCGACTCCCCCCCGGGTCTGCGGCCCTCCATCCGCACGCCGCCCCCCCATGCCGGGGCCGGAGGTGTCCCCGTCGCCGCCCGGCCCCCGCCCGGCGCCCTTCCCCGGGCGCCCGTGAGCGCGCCGGCCCGTCCCGCCGTGGGAGGCGCCCCGGCCGCCCGGCCCGTCAGCGCCGCCCGGCCCGTGCCCACCGCCTCGCGCTTCGGACTCACGGTCGTCGCCGGCTCGTCCCGGGGCCAGCGCTTCAAGCTGCCCATCACGGGTTGTACGGTGGGTCGCACTCGGGGTGCCATCCTCTTCGCGGATGACGTCTTCGTCTCCGCCCAGCACGCCACCTTCCTCATCAAGGACAACGTGCTGCACGTGCGCGACGAGGCCAGTGCCTCGGGCCTCTACGTCACCATCCCCGGCACCGAGACGCTCACCCCCTACGCCTTCTTCAGCGTGGGCCAGCGGCTCTTCCGCTTCATCGGCAAGCTCGACGCGCCGCCCCCCGTCGCCGGACGGCCCATCGTCTATGGCGCCCCGGTGCCTCCCGGGCAAGGCGTCTATGGGGTGGAAGAGGTGCTCGTCGGCGGCCGGGGAGGCCGCACGGTCGTCACCTCCGCCCCGCTGCTCACCATCGGCCAGGCCAACTGCGACTTCTGCTACGCCCAGGAGGAAGGGCTCGCCGGACGGCACTGCGAGCTGAGCTTCACCCCCTCCGGCGCCCAGCTGCGCGACTTGTCCGGCGGCCTCGGCACCTACGTGCGCATCCCCTCCGGCGTGGACCGGCCCCTGCGCTCGGGAGACCGGGTGCGCATGGGCCAGCACGTCGTCCAGGTGGATTTGATGACCTGA
- a CDS encoding ABC transporter ATP-binding protein, with protein sequence MSEPAIELVDVSRRFGPKLAVERVSLRIESGQVYGLIGPNGAGKTTTFSMMCGYLRPTQGQVRVMGVIPSAEGALKGKLGVLPQDAVLPGGWKVGPLLMYWARLSGLEAPEREARESLEKVGLMEAWGVETSALSHGMGKRVALAQALMGRPPLVLLDEPTAGMDPRIAHQVRQVILDMRGQRTVVVSSHNLQELEQLCDAAAILDRGRLVQAGSIADLTSQGAEFRVQVARGTVLLPEVEALPGVTAARLEGERVLHVRFDGQAHQPEEVISRVVGHLLQSGVLILGVSRGQRLEERVLQLT encoded by the coding sequence GTGAGCGAGCCCGCCATCGAACTCGTGGACGTGTCGCGGCGCTTCGGCCCCAAGCTCGCGGTGGAGCGGGTGAGCCTGCGCATCGAGAGCGGCCAGGTGTACGGCCTCATCGGACCCAACGGCGCCGGCAAGACGACCACCTTCTCCATGATGTGCGGCTACCTGCGGCCCACCCAGGGCCAGGTGCGGGTGATGGGTGTCATCCCCAGCGCCGAGGGCGCTCTCAAGGGCAAGCTCGGCGTGCTGCCGCAGGACGCGGTGCTGCCCGGGGGATGGAAGGTGGGGCCGCTGCTCATGTACTGGGCCCGGCTGAGCGGCCTGGAGGCGCCCGAGCGCGAGGCGCGTGAGTCCCTGGAGAAGGTCGGCCTGATGGAGGCATGGGGCGTGGAGACGAGCGCCTTGTCCCACGGCATGGGCAAGCGCGTGGCCCTGGCCCAGGCGCTCATGGGACGTCCGCCGCTCGTGCTGCTCGACGAGCCCACCGCCGGAATGGACCCGCGCATCGCCCATCAGGTGCGGCAGGTCATCCTCGACATGCGCGGCCAGCGCACGGTGGTGGTCTCCAGCCACAACCTCCAGGAGTTGGAGCAGTTGTGTGACGCGGCGGCCATCCTCGATCGGGGCCGGCTGGTGCAGGCCGGCTCGATCGCCGACCTGACGAGCCAGGGAGCCGAGTTCCGCGTCCAGGTGGCCCGGGGCACCGTCCTCCTGCCCGAGGTGGAGGCGCTCCCCGGCGTCACCGCCGCGCGCCTGGAGGGCGAGCGGGTGCTGCACGTGCGCTTCGATGGCCAGGCGCATCAACCGGAGGAGGTCATCAGCCGCGTCGTGGGCCACCTGCTCCAGAGCGGCGTGCTCATCCTGGGCGTGTCGCGGGGCCAGCGGCTCGAGGAGCGCGTCCTCCAGCTCACCTGA
- a CDS encoding DUF4388 domain-containing protein: protein MRGLSGDFSTMPLKDLVAYLGSRRVSGTLRVTRAGVRKLILLREGQVLSASSNQTREYLGQFLIHMGHLNAEQFAQAHAQQSEANVPLGQILVLLGWVSEVTVRSTLQLKFRETLLDMFRWEEGEFSFDAGAVPQFEGVEAGVELMDIHREGEFRETAWQSLRAAFPSGSAYLEVDESRLPELPRAGSLDATLVERVREGLSIDELVKTLHTSDFLVYQRLYALYRREAIRVVNAPPPGRVRPVASPELEEKVKDLEVGVVGDESQTLELIQAAQSHLENGNFWDGEALARRAHEQAPTPETEALLNSASAALLGLLRRRMLDTPQVPSLRVTAAQLKTTRLTTPERYLLSRIDGKRDVGTILGMSPLGELDALKYFQSFVDTGLVQLKPR from the coding sequence ATGCGCGGTCTGTCAGGTGACTTCTCGACGATGCCCTTGAAGGACCTCGTCGCCTACCTCGGCAGCCGGCGGGTCTCGGGAACGCTGCGCGTCACGCGCGCGGGAGTGCGCAAGTTGATCCTCCTGCGCGAGGGGCAGGTGCTCAGCGCGAGTTCCAACCAGACGCGGGAATATCTGGGCCAGTTCCTCATCCACATGGGGCACCTGAACGCGGAGCAGTTCGCCCAGGCCCACGCCCAGCAGAGCGAGGCGAACGTGCCGCTGGGGCAGATCCTCGTGCTGCTCGGGTGGGTGTCGGAGGTGACGGTGCGCAGCACGCTCCAGCTCAAGTTCCGCGAGACGCTGCTGGACATGTTCCGCTGGGAGGAGGGGGAGTTCTCCTTCGACGCGGGGGCGGTGCCGCAGTTCGAGGGCGTGGAGGCGGGGGTGGAGCTGATGGACATCCACCGCGAGGGGGAGTTCCGCGAGACGGCGTGGCAGTCCCTCCGGGCGGCGTTTCCCTCGGGGAGCGCCTACCTCGAGGTGGACGAGTCGCGGCTGCCGGAGCTGCCCCGGGCCGGCAGTCTGGACGCGACGCTGGTGGAGCGCGTGCGCGAGGGGCTGAGCATCGACGAGCTGGTGAAGACGCTGCACACCTCGGACTTCCTCGTGTACCAGCGGCTGTACGCGCTCTACCGGCGGGAGGCGATCCGGGTGGTGAACGCGCCCCCTCCGGGACGGGTGCGCCCGGTGGCCTCGCCCGAGCTCGAGGAGAAGGTGAAGGACCTGGAGGTGGGCGTGGTGGGGGACGAGTCCCAAACACTCGAGCTCATCCAGGCGGCCCAGTCCCACCTGGAGAACGGCAACTTCTGGGACGGAGAGGCGCTGGCGCGCCGGGCCCATGAGCAGGCCCCCACGCCGGAGACCGAGGCGCTGCTCAACTCGGCGTCGGCGGCGCTGCTGGGGCTGTTGCGGCGGCGGATGCTGGACACGCCCCAGGTGCCCTCGCTGCGCGTGACGGCGGCGCAACTGAAGACCACCCGGCTCACCACCCCCGAGCGCTACCTGCTCTCGCGCATCGACGGCAAGCGCGACGTGGGCACCATCCTCGGCATGTCGCCGCTGGGCGAGCTGGACGCGCTCAAGTACTTCCAGTCCTTCGTGGACACGGGGCTGGTGCAGCTCAAGCCCCGGTGA
- a CDS encoding RidA family protein has translation MARKTVHSDNAPKAIGPYSQAVQVDAGKMTFLSGQIPLDPKTMELVPGDVVAQAEQVMKNLGAVLQAAGLDFSHVVRCTIFLTDLGDFARVNEVYGRSFPGAPPARVTVQVSALPRGSKVEIDAIAVS, from the coding sequence ATGGCTCGCAAGACGGTGCACTCCGACAACGCGCCCAAGGCGATTGGCCCCTACTCCCAGGCGGTGCAGGTGGACGCCGGGAAGATGACCTTCCTGTCCGGACAGATTCCCCTGGACCCGAAGACGATGGAGCTGGTGCCGGGCGACGTGGTCGCGCAGGCCGAGCAGGTGATGAAGAACCTGGGCGCGGTGCTCCAGGCCGCCGGTCTGGACTTCTCCCACGTGGTGCGCTGCACCATCTTCCTCACCGACCTGGGGGACTTCGCCCGGGTGAACGAGGTGTATGGCCGCTCCTTCCCCGGCGCGCCTCCGGCCCGCGTCACCGTGCAGGTGTCCGCGCTGCCCCGCGGCTCCAAGGTGGAGATCGACGCCATCGCCGTGTCCTGA
- a CDS encoding ABC transporter permease, with protein MNGLKETAVIWSAECQRTLRSTRVLALLGLYSLFSLLVFVVAAFLRSFVQQMTQSGMMTVPSEGIPLAVVVVFFFSLFFLPLYVALMGFDQVSGEVGPRSIRYLTVRARRSSVLWGKLLAQATVLLSLVFALDLGLCVYAWVSTPGFGLADFGENLLRFWLASAVFSFAFLSLTSLCSCVTTSPPVSLILNLAVLMFSAVLWMTALADEGNPMRYLRFLSPLKYSLDLLDPALRTAAVSVAAYAVFTLLFLGSALTALRTRDL; from the coding sequence TTGAACGGACTGAAAGAAACCGCGGTCATCTGGAGCGCCGAGTGCCAGCGCACCCTGCGCAGCACGCGCGTGCTGGCGCTGCTCGGGCTCTACAGCCTCTTCTCCCTGCTGGTCTTCGTGGTGGCGGCGTTCCTGCGCTCGTTCGTCCAGCAGATGACGCAGTCGGGGATGATGACCGTGCCGAGCGAGGGCATCCCCCTGGCGGTCGTGGTGGTCTTCTTCTTCAGCCTCTTCTTCCTGCCGCTCTACGTGGCGTTGATGGGGTTCGATCAGGTGAGCGGCGAGGTGGGCCCGCGCTCCATCCGCTACCTCACGGTGCGCGCGCGCCGCTCGTCGGTGCTCTGGGGCAAGCTGCTGGCGCAGGCCACGGTGCTGCTGAGTCTCGTGTTCGCGCTCGACCTGGGGCTGTGCGTGTACGCCTGGGTCAGCACGCCGGGCTTCGGCCTGGCGGACTTCGGCGAGAACCTCTTGCGCTTCTGGCTGGCCTCCGCGGTCTTCTCCTTCGCCTTCCTGTCGCTCACCTCGCTCTGCTCCTGTGTCACGACGAGCCCCCCCGTGAGCCTCATCCTCAACCTCGCCGTCCTCATGTTCTCGGCGGTGCTGTGGATGACGGCCCTGGCCGACGAGGGCAATCCCATGCGCTACCTGCGCTTCCTCTCGCCGTTGAAGTACTCGTTGGATCTGCTGGATCCGGCGTTGCGCACGGCGGCGGTCAGCGTGGCGGCCTATGCCGTCTTCACGCTGCTGTTTCTCGGTTCCGCCCTCACGGCGCTGCGCACGAGGGACCTGTGA
- a CDS encoding RelA/SpoT family protein yields MIRLNDILQRVASYHPDPDLDIIKKAYVYSAKVHQGQLRKSGEPYLIHPLEVAGLLAELKLDEASIVTGLLHDTIEDTLATAEELTELFGPEVAQLVDGVTKLSKFSASATLSQEEKQAENFRKMIIAMAQDIRVILVKLADRTHNMRTLDHMSEEKQRRIAQETLDIYAPLANRLGISWVKTELEDLSFRYLKPQEYLALQDKIGRRKKEREKYIDDVSTLITTKLTERGLKGEVSGRFKHVYSIYKKMKSQGIEFEQIHDVIAFRIITNSMPACYEALGLVHQLWKPVPGRFKDFIAIPKPNMYQSLHTTVVGPLGERIEVQIRTPDMHKVAEEGIAAHWAYKEGKALSVSKDDEKFAWLRQLMEWQQDLKDPKEFLETVKVDLFTDEVFVFTPRGDVKSLPRGATPVDFAYAIHSDVGGRCVGSKVNGKIVPLRYKLKNGDTVEVLTSPQAHPSKDWLTFVKTSRAQQRIRAFIKQQQRDKSLQLGRELLERELKRFQLNFNRLLKNGELKKVCEELGFRVEDDLLVAIGYGKVVPNQVLSRVVPPEKLAASTADGKSSPPAESSSSHASSGGMLGLSNRVTDFAKKLVGKQNSSGVQIGGVDDVLVRFGRCCNPVPGDPIAGFITRGRGVTVHTVGCDKALATDPERRVDVSWDVRGDFKRPVTLRVLTTERTGMLADISNTFSKKGVNISQANCRATGDERAVNTFEVTITDLKQLTDLMRTIERLPGVYSVERI; encoded by the coding sequence ATGATTCGCCTGAACGACATTCTCCAACGGGTGGCCTCCTATCACCCGGACCCCGACCTGGACATCATCAAGAAGGCTTACGTCTATTCGGCCAAGGTGCACCAGGGTCAGTTGCGCAAATCAGGTGAGCCCTACCTGATACATCCTCTGGAGGTCGCCGGGCTGCTCGCCGAGCTGAAACTCGACGAGGCCTCCATCGTCACCGGACTGCTCCACGACACCATCGAGGACACGCTCGCCACCGCCGAGGAGCTCACCGAGCTGTTCGGCCCCGAGGTCGCCCAGCTCGTCGACGGTGTGACGAAGCTGTCCAAGTTCTCCGCCTCCGCCACGCTCTCCCAGGAGGAGAAGCAGGCGGAGAACTTCCGCAAGATGATCATCGCGATGGCGCAGGACATCCGCGTCATCCTGGTGAAGCTGGCCGACCGCACCCACAACATGCGGACCCTGGACCACATGTCCGAGGAGAAGCAGCGGAGGATCGCCCAGGAGACCCTGGACATCTACGCCCCGCTGGCCAACCGCCTGGGCATCAGCTGGGTGAAGACGGAGCTGGAGGACCTGTCCTTCCGCTACCTCAAGCCCCAGGAGTACCTGGCGCTCCAGGACAAGATCGGCCGGCGCAAGAAGGAGCGCGAGAAGTACATCGACGACGTGAGCACGCTCATCACCACCAAGCTCACCGAGCGCGGGCTCAAGGGCGAGGTGAGTGGCCGCTTCAAGCACGTCTACAGCATCTACAAGAAGATGAAGTCGCAGGGGATCGAGTTCGAGCAGATCCACGACGTCATCGCCTTCCGCATCATCACCAACTCCATGCCCGCCTGCTACGAGGCGCTGGGCCTGGTGCACCAGCTGTGGAAGCCCGTGCCGGGGCGCTTCAAGGACTTCATCGCCATCCCCAAGCCCAACATGTACCAGTCGCTGCACACGACGGTCGTGGGGCCGCTGGGCGAGCGCATCGAGGTGCAGATCCGCACCCCGGACATGCACAAGGTGGCCGAGGAAGGCATCGCGGCGCACTGGGCGTACAAGGAGGGCAAGGCGCTCTCCGTCAGCAAGGACGACGAGAAGTTCGCCTGGCTGCGCCAGCTCATGGAGTGGCAGCAGGATCTCAAGGACCCGAAGGAGTTCCTCGAGACGGTGAAGGTGGACCTCTTCACCGACGAGGTCTTCGTCTTCACGCCGCGCGGAGACGTGAAGAGCCTGCCGCGCGGCGCCACGCCCGTGGACTTCGCCTACGCCATCCACTCGGACGTGGGCGGCCGGTGCGTGGGCTCCAAGGTGAACGGGAAGATCGTCCCCCTGCGCTACAAGCTCAAGAACGGGGACACGGTGGAGGTGCTCACCAGCCCCCAGGCGCACCCGTCCAAGGACTGGCTCACCTTCGTCAAGACGAGCCGTGCCCAGCAGCGCATCCGCGCCTTCATCAAGCAGCAGCAGCGCGACAAGAGCCTGCAGCTGGGCCGCGAGCTGCTCGAGCGTGAGCTCAAGCGCTTCCAGCTCAACTTCAACCGCCTGCTCAAGAACGGCGAGCTCAAGAAGGTGTGCGAGGAGCTGGGCTTCCGCGTGGAGGATGATCTGCTGGTGGCCATCGGCTACGGCAAGGTGGTGCCCAACCAGGTGCTCTCGCGCGTGGTGCCGCCGGAGAAGCTGGCCGCCTCCACGGCGGACGGCAAGAGCTCTCCCCCCGCGGAGTCCTCCTCGAGCCACGCCTCCAGCGGCGGCATGCTGGGCCTGTCCAACCGGGTCACCGACTTCGCCAAGAAGCTGGTGGGCAAGCAGAACAGCAGCGGCGTGCAGATTGGCGGCGTGGACGACGTGCTGGTGCGCTTCGGGCGCTGTTGCAACCCGGTTCCGGGAGACCCCATCGCGGGGTTCATCACCCGGGGCCGGGGCGTCACGGTGCACACGGTGGGCTGCGACAAGGCCCTGGCCACGGATCCCGAGCGGCGCGTCGACGTGTCCTGGGATGTACGCGGCGACTTCAAGCGTCCGGTCACCCTGCGAGTGCTCACCACCGAGCGCACGGGCATGCTGGCGGACATCTCCAACACCTTCTCCAAGAAGGGCGTCAACATCTCCCAGGCCAACTGCCGTGCCACCGGGGATGAGCGCGCGGTGAACACCTTCGAGGTCACCATCACCGACCTCAAGCAGCTCACCGACCTCATGCGCACCATCGAGCGCCTGCCGGGCGTCTACTCCGTCGAGCGCATCTGA
- a CDS encoding GGDEF domain-containing protein has product MKKVQVEEVAVVWRHTKKAEQALTVLVVEPRATDLEQTRMTLGEAGFRVVPVTRFDAASPLFEAIRPDAVVLAAQGPDFAAVQVARRLSRMCRGTVPILYLVDSLDVAAVRHCLDQGQGMDVVTRSSQGEALVLRLRAQLRLRSAVRQAMLPTEAHSSEALSDPLTGLYNRSFLLELISLEIRRTERFGGTFSLVAGSLDDFRALRKESGRGIAERLLVYSSVVFGQTVREADVVARVGEEEFMVLLPATPAEGVPDVMTRVRERFALARLQVEGRVLRPSLTLGAVSYPDMVGSPVQLLNGALQALRRARDTRRSAELEMMV; this is encoded by the coding sequence TTGAAAAAGGTTCAGGTCGAGGAGGTCGCGGTGGTGTGGAGGCACACGAAGAAGGCCGAGCAGGCGCTCACGGTGCTGGTGGTGGAGCCGCGGGCGACGGACCTGGAGCAGACCCGGATGACGCTCGGCGAGGCGGGCTTCCGGGTGGTTCCGGTGACGCGCTTCGACGCGGCCAGTCCCCTGTTCGAGGCCATCCGCCCGGACGCGGTGGTGCTCGCGGCCCAGGGGCCGGACTTCGCGGCGGTGCAGGTGGCGCGCCGGCTGTCGCGGATGTGCCGCGGCACGGTGCCCATCCTCTACCTGGTGGACTCGCTGGACGTGGCCGCCGTACGCCACTGTCTGGACCAGGGGCAGGGGATGGACGTGGTGACGCGCTCGAGCCAGGGCGAGGCGCTGGTGTTGCGGCTGCGCGCCCAGCTCCGGCTGCGCTCGGCGGTGCGCCAGGCGATGCTGCCCACCGAGGCCCACTCCTCCGAGGCCCTGAGCGATCCGCTCACCGGCCTGTACAACCGCTCCTTCCTGCTCGAGCTCATCTCCCTGGAGATCCGACGCACTGAGCGCTTTGGCGGAACCTTCTCGCTGGTGGCCGGCTCGCTCGATGACTTCCGCGCGCTGCGCAAGGAGTCCGGCCGCGGCATCGCCGAGCGCCTGCTCGTCTACAGCTCGGTGGTGTTCGGCCAGACGGTGCGCGAGGCGGATGTGGTGGCGCGCGTGGGCGAGGAGGAGTTCATGGTGCTCCTGCCCGCCACGCCCGCCGAGGGCGTGCCGGACGTGATGACGCGCGTGCGCGAGCGCTTCGCCCTGGCGCGTTTGCAGGTGGAGGGACGGGTGCTGCGTCCCTCGCTGACGTTGGGCGCGGTGAGCTACCCGGACATGGTGGGCTCTCCCGTGCAGCTGCTCAACGGGGCGTTGCAGGCCCTGCGCAGGGCTCGCGACACGCGCCGGAGCGCCGAGCTGGAAATGATGGTCTGA
- a CDS encoding DsbA family protein codes for MKPNVIVALLVGLLLGFVGGRAFTGSSKDSAGSNKPTVAANAAAPSGKPADATIFKVPIDDSPTKGGADALVTLVEFSDYQCPFCSRANATVEQLQKDYGSKLRVVMKQNPLSFHPRAKPAAVAALAAGEQGKYWEYHEKLFANAKALEDKDLEGYAEDVGLDLNRWKADLSNPKFSAIIDRDQALAGKLGANGTPAFFINGRFLSGAQPIGNFKTIIDEELGKAEALVRSGTPANKVYAAILEKGVESAPRNNPSQPEAPAQAYRKVDVPDDAPSFGPKDAKVTIVEWSDFECPFCGRVGPTLKQIKETYSKDVRVVFRHQPLPFHPNAKPAAEAAMAAHEQGKFWEYHDKLFANQRALDRASLEKYAQEVGLDVNKFKAALDSGKFTAQVTADMAEAGRVGVTGTPSFFINGRSLVGAQPIDAFKRVIDEELKKKGTVAADQK; via the coding sequence ATGAAACCCAATGTGATCGTTGCCCTCCTCGTGGGCCTGTTGCTGGGCTTCGTGGGCGGCCGGGCCTTCACCGGCTCCTCGAAGGATTCCGCGGGAAGCAACAAGCCCACGGTGGCCGCCAACGCGGCCGCGCCCAGTGGCAAGCCCGCCGATGCCACCATCTTCAAGGTGCCCATCGACGACTCGCCCACCAAGGGCGGCGCGGACGCGCTCGTCACGCTCGTCGAGTTCTCCGACTACCAGTGCCCGTTCTGCTCGCGCGCCAACGCCACGGTGGAGCAGCTGCAGAAGGACTACGGCAGCAAGCTGCGCGTGGTGATGAAGCAGAACCCGCTGTCCTTCCACCCGCGCGCCAAGCCGGCCGCCGTGGCCGCGCTCGCCGCCGGTGAGCAGGGCAAGTACTGGGAGTACCACGAGAAGCTCTTCGCCAACGCCAAGGCGCTCGAGGACAAGGACCTGGAGGGCTACGCCGAGGACGTGGGCCTGGACCTCAACCGCTGGAAGGCGGACCTGAGCAACCCCAAGTTCTCCGCCATCATCGACCGCGACCAGGCCCTGGCCGGCAAGCTCGGCGCCAATGGCACCCCGGCCTTCTTCATCAACGGCCGCTTCCTCTCGGGCGCCCAGCCGATCGGCAACTTCAAGACCATCATCGACGAGGAGCTGGGCAAGGCCGAGGCCCTGGTGCGCTCGGGCACCCCGGCGAACAAGGTGTATGCCGCCATCCTCGAGAAGGGCGTGGAGTCGGCGCCGCGCAACAACCCCTCGCAGCCCGAGGCTCCCGCGCAGGCCTACCGCAAGGTGGACGTGCCCGATGACGCCCCGTCCTTCGGCCCCAAGGACGCCAAGGTGACGATCGTCGAGTGGTCGGACTTCGAGTGCCCCTTCTGCGGCCGCGTGGGCCCCACGCTCAAGCAGATCAAGGAGACGTACTCCAAGGACGTGCGCGTGGTGTTCCGTCACCAGCCGCTGCCCTTCCACCCCAACGCCAAGCCGGCCGCCGAGGCCGCCATGGCCGCGCACGAGCAGGGCAAGTTCTGGGAGTACCACGACAAGCTCTTCGCCAATCAGCGCGCGCTGGATCGCGCCTCGCTCGAGAAGTACGCCCAGGAAGTGGGGCTCGACGTGAACAAGTTCAAGGCCGCGCTCGACTCGGGCAAGTTCACCGCCCAGGTCACCGCCGACATGGCCGAGGCGGGCCGCGTGGGCGTCACCGGCACCCCGAGCTTCTTCATCAACGGCCGCTCGCTCGTGGGCGCCCAGCCCATCGATGCCTTCAAGCGCGTCATCGACGAGGAGCTGAAGAAGAAGGGCACGGTCGCCGCGGACCAGAAGTAG
- a CDS encoding penicillin-binding transpeptidase domain-containing protein, protein MTLSRVAPATLLLPLFFLLIGADESGALPGSSEPEAEAAALAEVGAGDAGTPDGGLAEAGEGSDAGVMLGLVPPRPVPSREADPPIAHLRPLPAKQDVLARAKKDAKGRLVVPGPNGAVPLTIDPVLQEQLKRTLELYQVPFGAVVVLEPSTGRVLAMAEHSQSRPDLRGLATRAVFPAASIFKIVTGAALLEAGLTPEAETCFHGGKRRISAKLLEDSASDGKCHSLAAAMGKSANVIFAKLTQRHLSPESLRHAAARFHFNRDIPFPVPTDVSLAAVPEEDGFRFAQTGAGFGDVYLSPLHGALLAAVAANGGVWKDPVLFEPGADAPSTPGEQVLSPEVARGLTTMLEATVTQGTARRVFRERGMRVPGAVGKTGTLADNKPFRDYSWFVGFAPKDNPKLAVAAVIVNEPLWRIRAAWLGREGLRLGMARLPPGALAPQKDDAPDVPVEEDSEEDEAQEGDTPAPAVATTPAATPPATQEETPAASAMSQP, encoded by the coding sequence ATGACGCTCTCCCGAGTCGCCCCCGCCACGCTGCTGCTGCCCCTGTTCTTCCTGCTCATTGGCGCGGACGAAAGCGGTGCCCTGCCTGGTAGCTCCGAGCCGGAGGCCGAGGCCGCCGCGCTCGCGGAGGTCGGCGCGGGCGATGCCGGAACCCCGGACGGCGGTCTGGCCGAGGCGGGGGAGGGGAGTGATGCCGGGGTGATGCTGGGCCTGGTGCCCCCCCGGCCGGTGCCCTCGCGCGAGGCGGATCCTCCCATCGCCCACCTGCGCCCGCTTCCCGCGAAGCAGGACGTGCTCGCCCGGGCGAAGAAGGACGCCAAGGGCCGGCTGGTGGTGCCGGGCCCCAACGGGGCCGTGCCGCTGACCATCGATCCCGTGCTCCAGGAGCAACTCAAGCGCACGCTCGAGCTGTACCAGGTGCCCTTTGGCGCGGTGGTGGTGCTCGAGCCCTCCACGGGCCGGGTGCTCGCCATGGCCGAGCACTCGCAGTCGCGGCCGGACCTGCGCGGCCTGGCCACGCGCGCGGTGTTTCCCGCGGCCAGCATCTTCAAGATCGTCACCGGCGCCGCGCTGCTCGAGGCGGGCCTGACGCCCGAGGCGGAGACGTGCTTCCACGGTGGCAAGCGGCGCATCTCCGCGAAGCTCCTGGAGGACAGCGCGAGCGACGGCAAGTGCCATTCGCTCGCCGCCGCCATGGGCAAGAGCGCCAACGTCATCTTCGCCAAGCTCACCCAGCGCCACCTGTCGCCCGAGTCGTTGCGGCACGCCGCGGCGCGCTTCCACTTCAACCGGGACATTCCCTTCCCCGTGCCCACGGACGTGTCGCTCGCGGCCGTGCCGGAGGAGGACGGGTTCCGCTTCGCGCAGACGGGCGCGGGCTTCGGCGACGTGTACCTCTCACCGCTGCATGGCGCGCTGCTGGCGGCCGTGGCGGCCAACGGCGGCGTGTGGAAGGACCCCGTCCTCTTCGAGCCCGGCGCGGACGCGCCCTCCACCCCCGGGGAGCAGGTGCTCTCGCCCGAGGTGGCACGGGGCCTGACGACGATGCTGGAGGCGACGGTCACCCAGGGCACCGCGCGCCGCGTCTTCCGCGAGCGGGGCATGCGCGTGCCGGGCGCGGTGGGCAAGACGGGGACGCTGGCGGACAACAAGCCCTTCCGGGACTACTCGTGGTTCGTGGGCTTCGCCCCCAAGGACAACCCCAAGCTCGCCGTGGCGGCGGTCATCGTCAACGAGCCGCTCTGGCGCATCCGCGCCGCGTGGCTCGGCCGCGAGGGGTTGCGCCTGGGCATGGCCCGCCTGCCTCCGGGCGCCCTCGCGCCCCAGAAGGATGACGCGCCCGACGTGCCCGTGGAGGAGGACTCCGAGGAAGACGAGGCCCAGGAGGGCGACACGCCCGCCCCCGCGGTGGCCACGACGCCCGCCGCGACGCCTCCCGCGACACAGGAGGAGACGCCCGCCGCGTCGGCCATGTCCCAGCCGTGA